The stretch of DNA TCGTTAATTCAACTTCATAATCCAATTTTTCAGTTAATGATGAATAATGTATCTCCTCTTCTGGGCCGATAATCGCATTATCAAATTTAGCAAATAGTACTGGAAATTCTGGGATTTCACTTTTCATTTCAGCGACATGCTCTGCATAATTCTTCCCGACACAAATAACTTTCCTAGCTGTACCTAATGGCATACCTAGTTGAATTTCATTCAAAGAATAAGTAAAATCACGATGATTACTACTTCCAAATAATTTGGTTGCCTCATCAATAAAATCTTGTCCTTTTTGATAAAATAACTCAGGTTGAAAAGGTAATTCTATCGTTGTATTTCCGGCTTGGATTGCATGTTGTGATGCAAGATGTACATCCACTACTTCTTCATTGTCCGTGATAAAACCCATACGAAAACTAGAGTCGGATTCTTTTTTTCGATAACTTACAAGTTTCATTCCCCATTCCCCCATTCTACTTCATAGTATAAATCAATGATTCCTATAAATCGACTTAACTTGCCGACTTTGTAGAAGATACAGTTTCCTGCTTTTTATATTGAATAGTCTTCCATCCAAATATAAGCATTACTATAATTATTCCAATAATATCTGTAAAACCCTCTGGTATAATCAATAGTAACGAGCCAATCCCTAGGATGAGACGAACCATCCACTGCAATTCCATTTTAAAAAATCCTTCTAAAGCTGCTCCAAAGCCAATTATCCCGATTATAGCCGTAACGGTAATTAAGGCTACATCAATTATTGGAGGAAATGGAAATTCTGTTGCATTTACTGCTAATCCTGATGGATCTATAAATAACATCGCAGGGTTGTATACAAACATATAAGGAATCAGGAACCCAGCTAAGGATAGCCGCAGTGCCGTAAAACCTGTACGCATAGGATCTCCGCCAGATATACCTGCTCCTGCAAATGCTGCTAATGCTACAGGTGGTGTGATATTTGCAAAGATACCAAAGTAAAAAACAAATAGATGCGCTACGAGCACCGGTACCCCATATTCAGCCAAAGCTGGGGCAGTCATTGTAGCAGTAATGATATACGCTGGAATAGATGGTAATCCCATTCCTAAAATAATCGAAGCGATCATCGTTAAGAAAAGAGTAAGAAATAAAGATCCTGCACCAAAGCTAGTAATTGCTGAGGTCATTACAGTACCGAAACTTGTTAAGTTCACAACACCAATAATAATACCTACTACTGCACAAGCAACCATTACAGCCAGTGACTGTCTCGCACCGTCTTCTAGTGCTTTGAAAATATCTTTGATTCCCATTCTACTTGTTTTTCGTAATGCTGCGATAACAATTGTTAAACCAATCGTATAAAGAGCAGCAAACCCAACAGGTACTCCCATATAAAGAAATATGATCAAACCTACAATTGGTAAGAGAAGATGTCCTCTTTCTTTTAATACTTCTTTTACTCTTGGTAAGTCTGCCTTTGGTATTCCTTTCAGATTTCTTCTTCCCGCTCGAAAATGTACTTGCATGATTACACCCAAGAAATATAGAACAGCTGGTATTAAGGCGGCAAGTGCAATTGTCCCATATGCAATCCCTGTCGTTTCTGCCATTATAAAGGCACTCGCCCCCATAATCGGTGGCAAAATTTGTCCACCAATCGATGCACTTGCCTCGACTGCTCCAGAAAAGTTTTTAGAGTATCCAATTCTTTTCATTAATGGAATTGTAAATGCTCCAGTTCCAACTACGTTAGCTACTGCCGCGCCATTTATACTACCCATAAAGCCACTAGAGATTACAGCTACTTTAGCTGGCCCGCCTTGCTTACTACCAGCTAGAGCCATTGCTAAATCATTGAATAGCTGTCCCATACCAGACTTCGCTAAAAAAGCACCAAATAGAATAAAAAGAAAGATAAACTGAACAGATGCACCAATCGCTGTTGAAAATAAACCCTCTGTTTTTAAATATAATTGTCCAAAAATATCTCCTAAATCAAAGGGCCTGGTCATTAACATATCAGGCACCCATATATTATGGCTAAAGAAAGGATATGCCAGAAAAATTAATGCAAGAATAGGAAGAATCCATCCTGTAACGCGCCTGGCAGCTTCTAGTACTAAGAGAACCGTCAGTATCGCAAACAGGATATCTGCCATATTAGGTATTCCACCACGTGTTGTCATCAAAGCATTATATTCCAACATTAAATACAGAGCCGAAGCAATACTTAATGTGAATAGTAACCAATCGTAATATGGTATTTTACCTCGATATTGTTTCTTGAAGCTAGGATAAATTAGAAATATTAATGCTATCCCAAATGACATATGGATAGATCGTTGTAATAATGCTGGAATAGGATTTACAGTAACATATAAATGATAAAGTGAATAAAGAATCGCAAGTAAAGTAACTAGTAAAGCAATTTTCTTATTGGTAATGTTGCGGACTCTGGATTCACTATCAAATTTCTCTAATATATCTTGTGTGGAATTACCTTGACCATCCTTTTTTGATTTCTGTTGTTTTTTGCTCATAACGTTTCCCCCTCCCATACTCTCCATCTAAATATATCTCTTACCGTTAAAACTACATTATTATAATTTTCTGTTAATTCGTATAGATGAACTTCCTTTTGATCCGTAGACAAAGTCGTTTGCACATTTTCAGACACTGCTATATTTATTTCTCTATAGCTTACATCCATTTTCATATGTATATAACCATCTGAAGAAGGTATAATTTCTCCTTGTGTAGGCACACCAGCACCAAAAGTCTTAAAATAAGTTTCTACTAGAGTTAATTTATTTTGTTTAATTTCATATTCTTCAACCCATTCTTCTTTTTCAACGGAATGAATCCACTTTAATTTAAATTCGTTATCATTAATATAATAACTGTCCCCATCAATTTTCACTTCTATCACAGTAACCTTGCTAAAGAGGAAAAATAGGAGTACAACCGTAATTGCACCCCCTACAATCCATTTATTTTTGTTCTTCATAATAACGCTCAGCACCAGGATGTAAAGGCGCAACATGTCCTTCTTGAGCGGCCTCTAATGAAATATCTGTTGCAGCTTGATGAGAATTCCCTAATGTCTCCAAACTTTCAAAGAACGTCTTGGTTAATTGATATACATCTTCTTCACTCATATCCGCATGAACTACTAAAGCATTCATAATCGCAGCTGTAGGTATTGGCTCCTCATTCCCATATGTATCTGCAGGAATATCTAACGCTACAAAATAAGAAGCATCTTGTGCAATCGACTCCACATCTTTAGGGTTTATTGTTACAAGACGAATATCTAATGTTTCCGATAATTCCATTAACGAAGCATTAGGTAGTCCGCTTGTTAAAAATGCAGCATCTAATTGGCCAGCACGTAATCCATCAGCAGCTTCTGCATAACCTAGATAATCTACTTCAATATCATCATAAGTAATACCATGACCATTTAGTAAAGTTCGTGCATTAACTTCAACACCAGAATTTTGGTCACCAACAGCAATTCGCTTCCCTTTTAAATCTTCAAACGTTTCAATTCCCGAATCAGCAGTTGTTACAATTTGAACGTAATTAGGATATAACGACGCAATTTGATTTACTTTCTCTACAGGTTGCTCAAAACTAACTTCTCCTGCAATTGCTTGGCTTACAACGTCACTCATTGTAAATGCCATTTCTATCTTATCTTGTTCCATTAAGTTAACATTTTCAACGGATGCCCCTGTTGTTTGTGTTCTAGAATTTATACCAAAAACACTACTATATTCTTCCGCTAATGTTGTCCCTATTATATTATAAGGACCAGATGAACCACCTGTAGCTATTGTAACTATGTTTGTCTCTAAACCTTCCCCAGCTTCACCTTCTGCGTCTTCGTTATCTTCTCCACACGCAGTAATAATAGGAATAAATAATAATACCAATAATATTGCCCAAATCTTTTTCATTTTCCTTCCCCCTTATTTCCTTCATTTTATTAAGCGTTTTCAATAAATATATTAGTTTAATTTTTCTGTAAAGTCAATATAGTGGCATTTTTAACAAAATAGGTTATACACTAGTGAATTGTATATATGTTGTCATTAAACGTTCAAAATAGAATGATAAATGTATGCTATACTCAATAATAGATTTATTGTTTGAACTAATTTTTTCGGAGGGAAATGTATAATGAAATTTAAAGCACTAATTTTTGTATCCGTTTTATTTTTCTTCCTGGCAGCATGTTCTCAGAATGAGGAAGATACGAATGGAAATAATGAGAATTTAGATGATGTTGTTAAAGAACTTAAAGTTGACTTTGATATCCCTGAACACGTAGAAACAGGAGAAACAATTGATTTAACTGCACATGTAACTTATGGCGATGCCCCTGTTGAAGACGCTGATGAAGTGATTTTTGAAGTGTGGACACAAGGGAATAGTGACCAAAGTGTTGAATTAGAGGGAAAACATCAGGAAAATGGTACTTATACTGCATCGTATACTTTTGAAGAAGAAAAAGTATACGAAATGTATGCACATACAACTGCAGAAGCGATACATAGTATGCCATTTAAGACAGTAATTGTAGGAAATGCAACTCCCTCAGAAGAAGACGAGCATGACGAAATGGATCACGAACATCATGAAGAAGGACATGAATCAGAAAACCATGATGATCATGAATAATAGAAATAAACATTAAAAATAGCTTTAATACTGAAGAAAATATATCTCTGATTCCCGTACTGAAAGCTAAATGAGATCTTAGAGGAAAAACTCTAAGATCTCATTTTCTGCTTATTTGAAGTAGCGCATATTTTTTTATTTACCAGTGTCTTAATAAATCCGTTCTTGCACTCCGACTCTAACTTCTAATGTTTCATCTTTGGATCCAATGCATCTCGTAAGCCATCTCCAATTAAATTAAAAGCTAAAACAACTAACATTATACATAAACCGGGTGCAATTAAAGTCCACGGTGCTAACTGAAGAAATGCTCTGCCATCAGCAAGCATTCTTCCCCATTCTGGAGTAGGATGTTGTGCACCCAAGCCAAGAAATCCTAAAGCGGCAGCTTCTATAATTGCAGTACCAAAACTCAACGTAGCTTGTACGATAATAGGAGCCGTACTATTCGGCAATATATGTTGAAAAATGATCCTTCCATTCTTCATTCCTTGAGCACGTGCCGCCATAATGTATTCTTCTTCTCGTAAACTAATTACTTTGGACCTTACTAATCTACCGAAAATGGGTATGTTAACAATGGCAATAGCTACTAATGCATTTTCTAAAGATGGTCCAAGTATAGCTACTATCGCAATAGCTAATAAAATACTAGGAAAAGCAAGTAAAATATCAAACATTCGAGATATGATCATATCCACCCATTTCCCGAAGAATCCTGCAATAATACCAAGTAATGTACCAAAGAGAAGTGCCCCTGTAACAGCATAAAATCCTACTTGCAGTGAAACAGAGGCCCCATAAATAATTCGAGTAGCTATATCTCGACCAATATGATCTGTACCGAGTAAATGTTCACTTGATGGGGACTGAAGTCTATTGGTAAGGTCTTGTTCTGCATAATCATAAGGTGTCAGTAAGGGACCTATAATTGCAATTACTAAAAATAAAAACAGGATAATAATACCAACTATAGCTAAACGACTTTTAAATAAACTAGAAAGCGTCTCCTTCCAAGGGCTAATTTCTTCTATATGATCTTGTTGTAATTGACTTACAAGAGATGGATCAGCAGTTTGCTGTTCTGCATGTGAATGTTTGCTCTTCATTATTTTCCATCCCCCTTAATAATTAATCCTTGGATCAATTTTCTTGTACAAAATATCTACAATTAGATTAATAATGACAAATAAAAATGCAATCACTAAAATTCCAGATTGAATTACAGGATAATCTCGGAAACTAATTGCTTCATATACATACCTTCCTATACCTGGCCAACTAAATATTGTTTCTGTTAATATTGCTCCACCTAATAGCACTCCAGTTTGTAGTCCAATAACAGTAATAACAGGTATAATTGCATTTTTTAATGCATGCTTATAAATGACTAAAAATTGACCTGATCCTTTTGCACGCACTGTTCTAATGTAGTCTGATTTCATTACCTCTAACATACTTGATCTTGTCATACGAGCAATAATCGCCATTGGTATAGTTCCTAATGCAATACTAGGTAATACTAAATGTTTTAAGATAGTTAATGTTCGTTCAAAATCAAGATGAATTAGAGAATCAAGAACATAGAAGTGAGTAATTACAGCTATTGGATCCCTTGGGTTCTGTCTACTATTTGCAGGCAACCATCCGAGTTCTTGTGCAAATACCCATTGCTCCATAAGCGCAAGCCAGAATACAGGCATTGACACCCCAATTAAAGCAAACAACATAGCAAGAAAATCAAACCAGGAGTTTTGCTTCCAAGCACTAATAATTCCTGCATTTACACCAATTACAATAGCAAAAAGCATTGCAAAAAGTGTCAATTCGAATGTAGCAGCTATATAAGGCCAAATTTCACTTGAAATATCTGCCTTTGTTCGTAACGAAGTCCCCAAATCGCCTTGTACCAAATCACCGAGATAGCGAGAATATTGTACAAGATACGGTTCATTTAACCCCATGGATTCTTCAAGGCTTTTTATGGATTGTTCCGTGGCTGTTTCTCCTAGTATAACCTTAGCTGGATTACCAGGAATTAAATGTACAATGGAAAATGTTATAATCGTCATTCCGAGTAGAACTGGTATGAGCATTAATAATCTACGACCTATGTAAGCTAGCATATCATCACCTCAGACTAATGGTTTTCACTTTATTCTATGTGTTAAAGGTCCATAGATAATCAAAAAGTATGGGTTATTTGCACACACAAACGATGATTATTTTGGGGTAAAGCCTATAAATCTACTTCTTACGTCAACAATTAAATAATATTTGTAGATTCATTGTTCGAATCGAAGTAGTTTATGGTTACATACTAAGAAAAAGTTAATGTGACAAAACTATAAAATAAAAAGAATAATTAAATGAGCGTAAGAATATACGGAGAATCCTTAAAATCAAAAATCGATTTTCTGCTTACGATCAATGCAATGCTGTCGAGATGTTCCTTGTTCTGTGGAAAGAAGGCATAGGTGAGACCCAGATGCTATGCATAAGCATCTGAAGGCTCACCATCCGCCGTTAGATAAGCACATTGTATTTCTGAACGGGTGTACAAAGTCACCCATTCGAATTTATCAATTGCTATACTTTTATCCCAACCTCTTACCTTTATTCTCCTAATTGTACTTCTGCTAAGGATTCACTTGTAGATGGGTGTGGAACATAATTTTGTACATTTGACGAGATAGCCATTACCGGCGTCGAGTGCACAAGTGTCACCATTGGTGAATCTTCAGATATTAATTCTTGAGCCTGCATATATAAATCTGCACGTTCATCTTGATCAACCGCACGTTTAGCCTGATTTAATAAATCATCTACTTCAGAGTTTTCATAGAACGTATTGTTACTACTTCCAATGTTAGAGCTATGCAATAAACTACTTAGGAAATAATCCGGATCACCATTTGTACCAGACCATCCTAAAATGTACATTTGGT from Oceanobacillus iheyensis HTE831 encodes:
- a CDS encoding TRAP transporter permease, with protein sequence MSKKQQKSKKDGQGNSTQDILEKFDSESRVRNITNKKIALLVTLLAILYSLYHLYVTVNPIPALLQRSIHMSFGIALIFLIYPSFKKQYRGKIPYYDWLLFTLSIASALYLMLEYNALMTTRGGIPNMADILFAILTVLLVLEAARRVTGWILPILALIFLAYPFFSHNIWVPDMLMTRPFDLGDIFGQLYLKTEGLFSTAIGASVQFIFLFILFGAFLAKSGMGQLFNDLAMALAGSKQGGPAKVAVISSGFMGSINGAAVANVVGTGAFTIPLMKRIGYSKNFSGAVEASASIGGQILPPIMGASAFIMAETTGIAYGTIALAALIPAVLYFLGVIMQVHFRAGRRNLKGIPKADLPRVKEVLKERGHLLLPIVGLIIFLYMGVPVGFAALYTIGLTIVIAALRKTSRMGIKDIFKALEDGARQSLAVMVACAVVGIIIGVVNLTSFGTVMTSAITSFGAGSLFLTLFLTMIASIILGMGLPSIPAYIITATMTAPALAEYGVPVLVAHLFVFYFGIFANITPPVALAAFAGAGISGGDPMRTGFTALRLSLAGFLIPYMFVYNPAMLFIDPSGLAVNATEFPFPPIIDVALITVTAIIGIIGFGAALEGFFKMELQWMVRLILGIGSLLLIIPEGFTDIIGIIIVMLIFGWKTIQYKKQETVSSTKSAS
- a CDS encoding DUF1850 domain-containing protein; this encodes MKNKNKWIVGGAITVVLLFFLFSKVTVIEVKIDGDSYYINDNEFKLKWIHSVEKEEWVEEYEIKQNKLTLVETYFKTFGAGVPTQGEIIPSSDGYIHMKMDVSYREINIAVSENVQTTLSTDQKEVHLYELTENYNNVVLTVRDIFRWRVWEGETL
- a CDS encoding TAXI family TRAP transporter solute-binding subunit, with amino-acid sequence MKKIWAILLVLLFIPIITACGEDNEDAEGEAGEGLETNIVTIATGGSSGPYNIIGTTLAEEYSSVFGINSRTQTTGASVENVNLMEQDKIEMAFTMSDVVSQAIAGEVSFEQPVEKVNQIASLYPNYVQIVTTADSGIETFEDLKGKRIAVGDQNSGVEVNARTLLNGHGITYDDIEVDYLGYAEAADGLRAGQLDAAFLTSGLPNASLMELSETLDIRLVTINPKDVESIAQDASYFVALDIPADTYGNEEPIPTAAIMNALVVHADMSEEDVYQLTKTFFESLETLGNSHQAATDISLEAAQEGHVAPLHPGAERYYEEQK
- a CDS encoding FixH family protein gives rise to the protein MKFKALIFVSVLFFFLAACSQNEEDTNGNNENLDDVVKELKVDFDIPEHVETGETIDLTAHVTYGDAPVEDADEVIFEVWTQGNSDQSVELEGKHQENGTYTASYTFEEEKVYEMYAHTTAEAIHSMPFKTVIVGNATPSEEDEHDEMDHEHHEEGHESENHDDHE
- a CDS encoding ABC transporter permease yields the protein MKSKHSHAEQQTADPSLVSQLQQDHIEEISPWKETLSSLFKSRLAIVGIIILFLFLVIAIIGPLLTPYDYAEQDLTNRLQSPSSEHLLGTDHIGRDIATRIIYGASVSLQVGFYAVTGALLFGTLLGIIAGFFGKWVDMIISRMFDILLAFPSILLAIAIVAILGPSLENALVAIAIVNIPIFGRLVRSKVISLREEEYIMAARAQGMKNGRIIFQHILPNSTAPIIVQATLSFGTAIIEAAALGFLGLGAQHPTPEWGRMLADGRAFLQLAPWTLIAPGLCIMLVVLAFNLIGDGLRDALDPKMKH
- a CDS encoding ABC transporter permease; this encodes MLAYIGRRLLMLIPVLLGMTIITFSIVHLIPGNPAKVILGETATEQSIKSLEESMGLNEPYLVQYSRYLGDLVQGDLGTSLRTKADISSEIWPYIAATFELTLFAMLFAIVIGVNAGIISAWKQNSWFDFLAMLFALIGVSMPVFWLALMEQWVFAQELGWLPANSRQNPRDPIAVITHFYVLDSLIHLDFERTLTILKHLVLPSIALGTIPMAIIARMTRSSMLEVMKSDYIRTVRAKGSGQFLVIYKHALKNAIIPVITVIGLQTGVLLGGAILTETIFSWPGIGRYVYEAISFRDYPVIQSGILVIAFLFVIINLIVDILYKKIDPRINY